In the genome of Oxyura jamaicensis isolate SHBP4307 breed ruddy duck chromosome 13, BPBGC_Ojam_1.0, whole genome shotgun sequence, one region contains:
- the CAMLG gene encoding calcium signal-modulating cyclophilin ligand gives MEDDGGGAAAAPTPGAPAGLSASQRRAELRRRKLLMNSEERINRIMGFHRPAAAKDDDSHGESKLQHEQDKSNSLPVPSVSKRIVLGDSVCNMAGTADHAGSMVDLKGDKDLFSKTPELLNEGTSELRHRNRGELPSEAAPRPPRHGLEQYLSRFDEALKLRNQLMSEKPSQENGNAVEEFDSFRIFRLVGCALLAIAVRAFVCKYLSIFAPFLTLQLAYMGLSKYFPKSEKKVKTTVLTAALLLSGIPAEVISRSMDTYSKMGDVFTDLCVYFFTFIFCHELALFFGSEVP, from the exons ATGGAGGACgacggcggcggggcggcggcggcgcccacCCCGGGGGCCCCCGCGGGGCTCTCGGCCTCGCAGCGCCGGGCCGAGCTGCGGCGGAGGAAGCTCCTGATGAACTCGGAGGAGCGCATCAACCGCATCATGGGCTTCCACCGGCCCGCCGCGGCCAAGG atGATGACAGTCACGGAGAATCAAAACTTCAGCACGAACAAGATAAATCAAATTCCCTTCCCGTTCCTTCGGTTTCCAAACGAATTGTGCTCGGCGATTCTGTCTGTAATATGGCCGGAACAGCTGACCATGCAGGCAGCATGGTAGACCTCAAAGGGGATAAGGACTTGTTCAGTAAAACCCCAGAGCTCCTCAATGAGGGCACAAGTGAGCTCCGTCACCGTAACAGAGGGGAATTGCCATCTGAAGCTGCACCACGGCCACCTAGACATGGATTGGAACAATACTTATCCAGATTTGATGAAGCTCTGAAGCTGAGGAACCAGCTGATGAGTGAGAAGCCAAGCCAAGAGAATGGGAATGCAGTGGAGGAGTTTGACTCTTTCCGCATTTTTAGATTAGTGGGATGTGCTCTGCTTGCCATTGCAGTCAGGGCTTTTGTGTGCAAGTACTTG tCAATATTTGCACCATTTCTTACTCTACAACTTGCTTACATGGGACTGTCCAAGTACTTTCCAAAg agtgagaaaaaagtgaaaacgACGGTATTAACTGCTGCTCTTTTACTGTCTGGAATCCCTGCGGAAGTGATCAGTCGCTCCATGGACACCTACAGCAAAATGGGAGATGTTTTCACAGACCTCTGTGtctatttctttacttttatcTTTTGCCATGaacttgctctgttttttgGTTCTGAAGTACCATGA
- the SEC24A gene encoding protein transport protein Sec24A, producing MAQPAGPAAACRAQGGAGRQPYSNGPVQNQMMHPSDAQGYNPAVPGSYSHPKVPPPQPSGQYNYSGSQNVSQFNSYQGPGQTLNRPPVAPLSGSPVQQPGPVPQVPPPALQNSAAISSAGSFPPGAGPPMLSNWHYSQSAVSHPAGTPTSHLAHGTGTGSAQPSPSLSGNTNPPGSYQYAASPGGPLLQNSFMKPGSAPPPVTQPLTPLHPPARPPLGPPPVGGPPLITPSTLTAGPPNTQSLLNSAANQEGDATSAASDGSAVQNSYDAIEGGGLMATPHPSPAPPNLKMNRNVGYSYPALPPGYQNTSPPGAPGMQASALQYPDGSKHFHQPPLGTNHLTASMGSLSLQQEGLRPVNLLQERNILPTTILKAPVPNLHEDIQKLNCNPELFRCTLTNIPQTQALLNKAKLPLGLLLHPFKDLSQLPVVTSSTIVRCRSCRTYINPFVSFLDQRRWKCNLCYRVNDVPEEFMYNPVTRVYGEPHKRPEVQNATIEFMAPSEYMLRPPQPPVYLFVFDVSHNAIETGYLNTVCQTLLDNLDLLPGNTRTKIGFITFDSTIHFYSLQEGLSQPQMLIVSDIEDVFIPMPENLLVNLNENKELIQDLLRTLPQMFTKSLETQSALGPALQAAFKLMSPTGGRISVFQTQLPSVGMGALKSREEPNQRATAKDIHLTPSTDFYKKLALDCSGQQVAVDLFLLSGQYSDLASLGCISRYSAGSVYYYQSYHHKHNPVQVEKLQKELKRYLTRKIGFEAVMRIRCTKGLSIHTFHGNFFVRSTDLLSLPNVNPDAGYAVQMSVEESLTDMQVVSFQSALLYTSSKGERRIRVHTMCLPVVTTLSDVYAGADVQAITGLLANMAVDRSVSATLSDARDALVNAVIDSLSAYRSSVLSIQQPGLMAPSSLRLFPLYVLALLKQKAFQTGTNARLDERIFTMCQVKNQPLVYLMLMTHPSLYRVDNLTDEGALNINDRTIPQPPILQLSVEKLSRDGAYLMDAGSVMFLWIGKNCGQGFISQVLGVPNYGSIPQNMTHLPELETAESIRTIAFISWLREQRPFFPILYIIKDDSPLKSSFLQNMIEDRTESALSYYEFLLHIQQQVNK from the exons gtCCTGTTCAAAATCAAATGATGCATCCTTCGGATGCCCAGGGATACAACCCTGCAGTTCCAGGATCGTACTCCCATCCGAAGGTTCCTCCGCCTCAGCCTTCTGGACAGTACAACTACAGCGGCTCCCAGAATGTTTCCCAGTTCAACAGTTACCAAGGGCCTGGGCAGACTCTCAACAGACCACCAGTGGCACCTCTCTCTGGGTCACCAGTGCAGCAACCAGGTCCCGTACCTCAAGTGCCGCCGCCTGCGTTGCAAAACTCAGCTGCTATATCATCTGCTGGTAGCTTTCCTCCCGGAGCTGGCCCCCCGATGCTTTCAAACTGGCACTACAGCCAGAGCGCTGTGAGTCACCCGGCCGGGACGCCAACAAGCCACTTGGCTCACGGGACGGGGACAGGGTCAGCTCAGCCATCGCCCTCGTTATCAGGAAATACAAATCCTCCAGGAAGTTATCAGTATGCTGCTTCTCCAGGAGGGCCCTTGCTTCAGAACAGCTTTATGAAGCCAg GATCTGCACCTCCACCAGTGACTCAGCCTTTAACTCCTCTCCACCCTCCCGCAAGGCCACCTTTAGGACCCCCACCGGTTGGTGGTCCACCTTTAATTACGCCATCGACGCTGACAGCGGGACCCCCTAATACACAGTCTCTGCTAAATTCAGCTGCGAATCAAGAAG GTGATGCTACATCTGCTGCTAGCGATGGGTCCGCGGTCCAAAATAGCTACGATGCAATAGAAGGAGGTGGCCTCATGG CAACCCCACATCCTTCTCCTGCACCCCCGAATCTTAAGATGAACAGAAATGTTGGCTATTCTTACCCTGCCTTGCCACCAGGCTACCAAAATACTTCACCACCTGGAGCACCAGGAATGCAAGCATCTGCTTTGCAATATCCAGATGGATCAAAACATTTCCACCAG CCTCCCCTAGGCACTAATCACTTAACTGCATCTATGGGTTCCCTGAGCCTCCAGCAAGAAGGATTAAGACCCGTGAATcttcttcaagaaagaaatattcttcCTACAACCATCTTAAAGGCTCCTGTCCCAAACTTGCATGAAGACATCCAGAAGCTCAATTGTAATCCAGA GTTGTTCCGCTGTACCCTGACCAACATTCCTCAAACTCAGGCCTTATTGAATAAAGCCAAACTTCCTTTGGGGCTCCTGCTTCATCCTTTCAAAGACTTATCG caatTGCCAGTGGTCACTTCAAGTACTATTGTGAGATGTCGTTCCTGCCGGACGTATATTAACCCTTTCGTCAGCTTTTTAGACCAAAGGAGATGGAAATGCAATTTGTGCTATAGAGTGAACGATG TTCCTGAAGAATTCATGTATAACCCTGTGACAAGAGTTTATGGAGAACCTCATAAAAGACCTGAAGTCCAGAATGCTACTATTGAGTTTATGGCTCCATCTGAATACATG CTACGTCCACCTCAGCCACCTGTGTACCTCTTTGTATTTGATGTCTCTCATAATGCAATAGAGACAGGATACTTGAATACAGTCTGCCAGACCTTGTTAGACAATCTTGACTT GCTTCCCGGGAATACTAGAACAAAAATAGGCTTCATCACATTTGACAGCACAATCCATTTCTACAGTCTTCAGGAAGGTCTCTCTCAGCCTCAGATGCTCATAGTTTCAGATATTGAAG atgtaTTTATACCAATGCCAGAGAACTTATTagtaaatttaaatgaaaataaagag CTTATTCAGGATCTACTGAGGACCTTGCCACAAATGTTTACCAAGTCGCTGGAAACTCAGAGTGCTCTCGGGCCTGCGTTACAGGCAGCCTTCAAACTGATGTCCCCCACTGGAGGCAGAATCTCTGTCTTCCAGACACAGCTTCCATCTGTGGGAATGGGAGCGCTGAAATCGCGAGAAGAACCGAACCAAAGAGCAACTGCAAAG GACATACATCTGACTCCATCAACTGACTTTTACAAGAAGTTAGCCTTGGACTGCTCAGGACAACAGGTTGCAGtggatttatttcttcttagtgGTCAATATTCTGACTTAGCTTCTCTAG GTTGTATATCAAGATATTCGGCAGGTAGTGTCTATTACTACCAATCTTACCATCATAAACACAACCCTGTCCAGGTGGAGAAATTGCAAAAGGAGTTAAAGCGATATTTAACTAGAAAAATTGGATTTGAGGCTGTCATGAGGATAAGATGCACCAAAG GTCTTTCCATTCATACCTTCCATGGGAACTTCTTCGTAAGATCTACAGACTTGTTGTCATTACCCAATGTAAACCCAGATGCAGGATATGCCGTGCAAATGTCAGTAGAAGAGAGCCTTACTGATATGCaggttgtttcttttcagtcagCCCTTCTGTACACGTCTAGTAAAG GCGAAAGAAGAATTCGTGTCCACACGATGTGCTTACCTGTTGTAACAACACTGAGTGATGTGTATGCGGGGGCAGATGTACAAGCTATCACAGGGCTGTTAGCCAATATGG ctgtggaCCGATCAGTTTCTGCTACCTTGAGTGATGCTCGAGATGCTTTGGTCAATGCAGTGATAGACTCTTTATCTGCTTACCGTTCGTCAGTCCTAAGCATTCAACAGCCTGGTCTAATGGCCCCCAGTTCGCTACGGCTCTTCCCACTTTATGTACTGGCACTCTTAAAACAG aaagcatttcaaacTGGGACGAACGCACGTTTAGATGAACGCATTTTTACCATGTGTCAGGTGAAAAACCAGCCCCTCGTTTACCTCATGCTTATGACACATCCCAGTTTGTACAGAGTTGATAATCTCACAGATGAG ggaGCTCTTAACATAAATGACAGAACTATACCTCAGCCACCCATTCTCCAGCTGTCAGTGGAGAAGTTGAGTAGGGATGGTGCCTATCTTATGGATGCCGGCTCT GTAATGTTTCTGTGGATTGGGAAGAACTGTGGGCAGGGCTTTATCAGTCAAGTCCTTGGAGTTCCAAATTATGGCTCAATACCACAGAACATG ACACATCTGCCGGAGCTTGAAACTGCAGAATCCATCAGAACGATAGCTTTCATTTCTTGGCTGAGAGAACAGAGACCTTTCTTTCCTATCCTATATATAATAAA ggATGACAGCCCATTGAAATCgagttttctgcaaaatatgaTTGAAGACAGAACAGAATCAGCCTTATCATACTATGAGTTCCTCCTTCATATACAGCAGCAAGTGAATAAATGA
- the DDX46 gene encoding probable ATP-dependent RNA helicase DDX46: MGRESRHYRKRSASRGRSGSRSRSRSPSDKRGKRGEDRRSRSRDRERRRERSRSRDKRRSRSRDRKRQRRSRSRERERSRERRRSRSRERRRSRSRSRGRRSRSPSPSKNRKTENRSRSKEKTEGVEVSKEKKKEKEDKEEEKDKDATASTVATENFDQNKLEEEMRKRKERVEKWREEQRKKAMENIGELKKEIEEMKQGKKWSLEDDDDDEEETAEGEKEGNEVEDEELDPLDAYMEEVKEEVKKFNMRSVKGGGGSEKKTGPTVTKVVTVVTTKKAAVETEKKKGELMENDQDAMEYSSEEEEVDLQTALTGYQTKQRKLLEPVDHGKIEYEPFRKNFYVEVPELAKMTQEEVNVYRLEMEGITVKGKGCPKPIKTWVQCGISMKILTALKKHGYEKPTPIQSQAIPAIMNGRDLIGIAKTGSGKTIAFLLPMFRHIMDQRALEEGEGPIAVIMTPTRELALQITKECKKFSKTLGLRVVCVYGGTGISEQIAELKRGAEIIVCTPGRMIDMLAANNGRVTNLRRVTYVVLDEADRMFDMGFEPQVMRIVDNVRPDRQTVMFSATFPRAMEALARRILSKPIEVQVGGRSVVCSDVEQHVIVIEEENKFLKLLELLGHYQEKGSVIIFVDKQEHADGLLKDLMRASYPCLSLHGGIDQYDRDSIINDFKNGTCKLLVATSVAARGLDVKQLMLVVNYSCPNHYEDYVHRAGRTGRAGNKGFAYTFITEDQARYAGDIIKALELSGNPIPTDLEKLWADFKDQQKAEGKLIKKSSGFSGKGFKFDETEQALANERKKLQKAALGLQDSDDEDTAVDIDEQIESMFNSKKRVKDMGTPGSSNAPTPSAGNAEKLEIAKRLALRINAQKNLGAEAQVFVPFHFKVTSLQSKFYLFI; the protein is encoded by the exons ATGGGCCGCGAGTCCAG GCATTATCGGAAGCGCTCCGCGTCACGTGGACGCTCCGGCAGCCGGTCTAGAAGTCGTTCTCCGTCTGACAAAAGAGGAAAACGTGGCGAAGACAGACGCTCTCGGAGCAGAGATCGAGAACGCAGACGTGAGAGGTCACGCAGCAGGGACAAGAGAAGGTCTCGATCGCGTGACAGGAAGCGTCAAAG ACGTTCaagaagcagagagagggaACGAAGTCGGGAGAGAAGAAGATCCCGGAGCCGAGAGAGAAGGCGCTCTAGAAGCAGAAGTAGAGGTAGACGGTCTCGATCTCCCAGCCCAAGCAAGaacaggaagacagaaaacag ATCAAGATCTAAAGAAAAGACGGAAGGTGTGGAAgtttccaaagaaaagaaaaaagagaaagaggacaaagaagaagagaaggataAAGATGCTACTGCATCTACCGTGGCCACTGAG aatTTTGATCAGAACAAActagaagaagaaatgagaaaacgAAAAGAAAGAGTGGAGAAGTGGAGGGAAGAACAACGCAAAAAGGCTATGGAAAACATTGgagaactgaaaaaagaaattgaagagatgaaacagggaaaaaagtgGAGTTTGGAAGATGATGAcg ATGACGAAGAGGAAACcgcagaaggagaaaaagaaggcaatgaggttgaAGATGAAGAGTTAGATCCTTTGGATGCTTATatggaagaagtaaaagaagaagTCAAGAAATTCAATATGAGGAGTGTGAAAGGTGGAGGTGGAAGTGAGAAG AAAACTGGACCAACAGTTACCAAAGTAGTAACCGTGGTGACAACCAAAAAGGCAGCTgtagagacagaaaagaaaaaaggggagcTCATGGAGAATGACCAAGATGCAATGGAG TattcctcagaagaggaggaagttGATCTTCAGACTGCCCTAACTGGCTATCAGACCAAGCAGAGAAAGCTTCTAGAACCAGTGGATCACGGAAAGATAGAATATGAGCCCTTCAGGAAAAACTTCTACGTTGAAGTACCAGAACTTGCTAAAATGACTCAAGAAG AGGTGAATGTGTACCGACTGGAGATGGAGGGAATAACAGTCAAGGGAAAAGGCTGCCCCAAACCAATAAAAACCTGGGTACAGTGTGGTATTTCCATGAAAATTCTCACTGCTCTCAAAAA GCATGGCTATGAAAAGCCCACGCCCATTCAGAGCCAGGCTATCCCAGCAATTATGAACGGTCGCGACTTGATTGGCATTGCTAAAACAGGAAGTGGAAAAACAATTGCATTTCTGTTGCCCATGTTCAGGCATATTATGGATCAGAGAGCTTTAGAAGAAGGAGAAGGTCCCATAG CTGTCATTATGACACCTACTCGCGAGTTGGCTTTGCAGATTACCAAGGAGTGTAAGAAGTTCTCAAAGACCCTTGGACTTCGAGTTGTCTGTGTTTATGGAGGAACAGGAATCAGTGAACAG ATAGCTGAACTCAAAAGAGGTGCTGAAATTATTGTTTGCACACCTGGACGTATGATTGACATGTTAGCAGCTAACAATG GTCGGGTGACAAATCTCCGCAGAGTCACGTATGTTGTCCTTGATGAAGCAGACAGAATGTTTGACATGGGTTTTGAGCCTCAG GTTATGCGCATTGTAGACAACGTCAGGCCTGACCGTCAGACTGTCATGTTCTCTGCTACTTTTCCCAGAGCCATGGAGGCATTAGCTCGGAGAATCCTAAGTAAACCTATAGAAGTGCAGGTTGGAGGCAGAAGTGTTGTCTGCTCTGATGTGGAGCAACATGTT attGTCATAGAAGAGGAGAACAAGTTTTTAAAGTTACTAGAGTTACTGGGGCACTATCAGGAGAAAGGATCTGTTATCATATTTGTAGacaaacaagaacatgctgATGGGTTGTTAAAAGATTTAATGAGAGCTTCTTATCCCTGCTTGTCTCTTCATGGAG GTATTGATCAGTACGACAGGGACAGCATAATTAATGATTTCAAGAATGGAACTTGCAAACTTCTGGTGGCCACATCTGTAGCAGCAAGGGGCTTGGATGTAAAACAATTGATGCTGGTGGTCAATTACAGTTGTCCCAACCATTATGAAGATTATGTGCACCGAGCAGGCCGAACTGGACGAGCTGGCAATAAA GGATTTGCATATACGTTCATTACTGAGGATCAGGCACGATATGCTGGTGATATCATTAAGGCTTTGGAATTGTCCGGGAATCCGATTCCCACTGATTTGGAGAAGCTCTGGGCTGACTTCAAAGACCAGCAGAAGGCT gagggaaagctgattaaaaaaagcAGCGGATTCTCTGGCAAAGGTTTTAAATTTGATGAAACAGAACAGGCTTTGgctaatgaaagaaagaagctgcagaaagcagctcttGGCTTGCAGGATTCAGATGATGAAGATACAGCTGTTGAT attGATGAACAAATCGAAAGCATGTTCAATTCaaagaaaagagtaaaagaCATGGGTACACCAGGATCATCGAATGCTCCTACACCATCAGCTGGCAATGCAGAAAAATTGGAGATTGCTAAAAGATTGGCTTTGAGAATCAATGCCCAGAAGAACCTTGGAGCAGAGGCACAAGTATTTGTCCCCTTCCACTTCAAGGTAACATCTTTACAgagcaaattttatttatttatttaa